gatTATATGTTATATCAAGGAAGACTGAGTTATCATTTATTAAACAGCATTATTATATAAAATTATCCATCATCCATTctctatcccagctaccatagggtaAAAggtagggtacaccctggacaggtgcCAATCTGATGCAGGGCTAGCACGGTGgcgcagtggttagcactgctgcctcacattcctgggtttaaatccaccatctggccaCTGCCttactgtgtggagtttgcatgtttgccTCATGTCTGCATGGGTtttctccgggtactccggcttcctcccacagtccaaagacatgcacaggTCAATCTGTGATTTTAAATTCCCCacaggagtgaatgtgagcgggGAAGGACTAAAAAGAAAGTGTAAACTTCATCCTACTCCTTTTTGAGCACGTATATATCAGAGATATTAGTAgcaattagatttttttctacttcgttttctgtttaaaatatatttcattatTTAGATTTACatatgtgaaataaaaaaaaacaacaaccttaaAACCTCCATTCAGATGCATGTCTGAAATCTTCTCCAAAACCTTTTATATAAAAGTCTTGAGTGcttgaaatataaaatacaaaacaatggCTAATGACTGAGACGCCCAGAATGGCTACCCGAAGACTGGAATATCTTGATCCCAAGGATCCCCAAGAATGGATCGGTCCCAGTACCAAATACCAAGGAGCAAAAACACCAGCGACTGGTAGACAGAGAAGTCACTCAAGAATGTAAGACTAGACTGACGAACCTATGCACTGCCAAGACCCCAATATGTGGAAGGTCAAGGCAGCAGTGGTCCCCGTGCTAACCGAGGAGGCACTTGAGGCAGTGACCCCAAACTGTGCCAGTGGTTCCAGCAGATCCCCAAACAACATCAAAGATCTCTGTCTAGAAGATATAGCAAAGATTCTGTGCTCCAAGGCCCAAGGActtgagcttgaaggataaaaacTGTGAGttttgaacacaaacacacaaactgacaaACCTTTATCAGCTCCTCAGAAAGTGATTTCACCGTAGCTTCAAGTTTTCGAATCTGAAGTTCCTTACTTTCTGCATTTTCTTCCACTGATTCCTATAACAAAAAGCAAGCTGGTTAAAAATATCAGAAGGGCaaaattttattaaacaaacaaacaaaaaacaaaaaccttgaaGGCTTGATGAACAAtcctgatttaaatttggccGCCATGTGTGTAAGTCTAAAAACAGCAGCTTGTCaacttgaattttattttgatgaaCAAAGTTTTTGTAGGCGATTCCAAAAACACATCTACCTTTCAAACATGCTGTGTTTGTTAGTATGTTGCAGTTGTTGCATGTTCACTTCATTTCAGGTTCTCTGCGTCACATGTTCTTCCTCAGATGCCTCCGGACATCACAACCAAATACCTCACTTATACTCTCatagtaaaaaacacaaaacaaccccGAGGCATTCTCGGGGCTTTGAGACCGTATACCAAGTCTTGTCACCAGTTATGACTTCCAACATAAAAGTTGGACCAGTCTGACacagatgtttattttctgcataACAGTTAGTTAGCAGCAGAGTTGGTAGTGGATGAGCGAtgatttctcccactgaaaacacaacgTCCAgacgaacagaatcaaccttttgggatttacacACCTGGATGGCTGAGCGCGCATCAAGACAGAAGGATTcatgaattaaactgaattgaaattgaattgcaCAACACTGACATCCTGAGTCTAACCATTCGTCTGTACACGGTGACTCCTGGTGACTTCCTATTCATAACGTCATATCATTTCTCTCATTCTGAATCCTTAATGCCCCCCTGTCCCCGAGGGCTTCCTTACCTTCTGCTGCTGAGTGGCTTCCAATACTTCTTTGGTGCGGTTCATCAGCTGATCCTTATCTTTGACCTCCTGTTCCAGAACAGCCACTCTCATCTGCATCTGGCTCACCAAACGGTCCTTTTCATGGACCTCTGCGTCCAGGGTGCTGTTTTCCCTCCTGAGAGACAGGACCTGCTGCTTTAAATGCTGGCATTCCTatatgaaagagaaagaaaataatcaacAGCATTCTCTTGCTGTGGGGAGCTTTCAGCACGGCTTCCGCTGCCCCCATGATAGGATGATCTACAGAAGATGGACGGATGAAATTTATATCTGCTGCCAATACACAAATTATAATAAAGTTTCAAACATTAAGAGCAAGTCACCTGGACGCAATAATTCCTCATCCTAAACATTCACTTACCTCGTCTGCACCAACTAGTTTAATCTTCAGGTCTCGGATGGCAGACTCGTTCTTGTATTTCTTCTCAGTCAGTTCTCTGCACGAGGCCTCCAACTCTGTCAGTCGACTATTAAGCTGATGGCTGCTCTTTTTATGAGCAGTCTCCAGCTCCTGACGAAGCTgctctgtctgctgctgaaacCTGCTCTGTAACTGGAAGACAGACAAACAATCTCCAACCATTTCTGCAGGGCAATCTTTAGCTTTGCTTTTGATCCCTATAGTTTCAAAGGTTCCAAATAAATGACTGCTTCCACGAGACTGAGCTAAGAACAAAGCCACACGTGGTTAATATTGTGTGACAGGGTTGTTAACTATGCAGAGGATAGTGTTAGTAATTTGTATGGTACGACCCACAAGCATAGACTAAGATTTACAACTgtgtgcagtgatttgtgttCTACTTTTGAGGGCTCACAAATGTGTGCTCCGATCCACAAACAGATACAAAGAAATCTGATCACATGGAAAACGACATAAATGTGCACACATAAACCTGAATAAATCCTTCAGTGCTTACGAATCTGAAAATACATGTAACAGCCCTCTCGCTCACTATTAAAAAATTTAATGCATGTGAACGAATTGCCTGAAACGCACCGATACCACACTGCATGCCCACATGAGGTTTTGAGACAAATTTCACACTGTCATGCAGAATAGAACAGAAATATCCTTTATTGTCCCTCATTGGGGAAATTCATGTGTTCCAGCAGCGTGGAAGTGGCAGGCAGAAAGAGCTTGAGACAAAAAGCTaagtatataaaataaagaacaagaaTAAGAGACTGTAGAGGGCAAATTTACAACATAAGATGTCAATGAATAtaagatgcttttaaaaaactgtGTAGAGCGATGAAAAAGCGACTTCtacactttatattttagtcGCTGAATCAACATCAGATTAAATCTACTACTACTAATTGACACTTTATTCAAAAGACCGATTAAAACTAGTTTaaaatttgctgtcaaaattaacAATGCAAACATATCACTGCACACACTTGTAAATCTTAGTTTAAACTCGTGGATCACATAGTACGTGTTTGTATCACTTTTAAAGGTTCATTTCTCCCACTTTACATACAAGAAGGTAGTAAATGCAAAACACAACTAACAAAAATGTAGCATAAGCTAAGGGAGCTAATCTGAAGTTCCATGTTAATGTCACAGTAATTTGACCCTGACTAGGTCAACCTCGAGCCCTACAATAACCACACAAATATTTACATCGCATGCTTTTTAAGCACTTGCCATCTAAAATATGAGCTGACTTGTACGGAAGAGGAATAGGgccactgggggaaaaaaagtgggcacgtctctcttttttttttttttttcttttcctgaattctgagattaaagtcagaattctgaaaaaaaaattgatgaaaaagtcagaattctgacttttttttctcagaattctgagattaaagtcagaattctgacttttttttctcagaattctgagattaaagtcagaattctgacttttttcccagattttttttccagtggccctaatcctcttccgtagaCTTGCTTTGAACAATTATTTTTAAGTAATTTCATGAATTATAATGATTTAAACTAATAAAGTTTAATagatttgttttccattttctacGTTTGATACGTTGGCATAAAGAAGTACAACAAAGTACTGAGTAATGTACACACCATAGTACTCTACAACTCAAAATTGAAAACCTGGAATCTAAACAAAACCTTGTAACTTTTTAGGAAATAACATTTTACTTGTGTgactatgttttttttaaacagatcaCAAATCTGTGGAGAGATGCTCTTTctccaaatatgtttttttagcTGCTCTTTGCTCCAAGTCAGGTAAAATAACTTCTATCCTGCCGAGCTTCCTTAGACACGGCGCTGTGCACAGCTTGTTTTGACATTAATACCCATATTAAAAACATAGCTGATGAATTTGTGCTGATTAAAAGAGAAGTCTTGCCTCCAGAGCCTTGTCTCTCTCCAGCTGCAGCTCCTGAGAATGAAGGCTGGACAGCGAGCTGGTCTGAGTCGTCCACTCTGAGCGTAGTTTGTCCAACTCTTTGGTCTTCTCAGACAGCGTCTATGATCCACATATGATCACTTGTTCAGCTGCATGTTATAGTTACATAGAACACACCGTGGACAACGCTTTGTGGAactctttttaaatgttgatCTGATAATTACAACTTTGCAGATTCCAGTTTTCCTTGCTATATTTGACCGCATACAAAATAATTGTTCaacttttgtttaataaaaagaaattacataaaaaaaaatcaataaatgggcagtttattaataaataaactgaaatttctattaaagaaaaatcacaaaagtTTCGCTTAACATTAATTGCTGTAACGCAAGAACTACTAAACTGAGTACGTAAGTAAGCTGTATCatatcttaaaaaataaaaataatgcacaCCTGTTGAGCATAATTCAGCTGCCTGGTCAGATCATCTTCAGTCGTCTTAAGCTTCATTTCTAGGGCATGCTTCTCTgcctgaaacaacaaaaaatgacacaaacatgacaaaacctgttaaaactcagttttgctctgaaaaacaaaataattatttgactAGACAATTATattcaaacaaatgtttttatataatatatatacgttgccttcagctgatcaaactaaactaaagctaaaatacaagtAAGCTTGAAAACATGAAGCCCACCCAAGCAATACAAGCTCCCATCTTTGGGATTAACAACTACACTTAACATGTACATGACAACGTTTTACTTACATGAACTAACATTAAAATTTGGTATTTATTtaaagggttgtttttttgaTGAGTGGCATAAAGTATGAAGAAGCTAAATGGAACCAACCTTCAGAGAGGAGAGACAAACTGCCAGGTAATCTTTAACCTCTTTGTCAGAAGCTTGAGAAAGTCGTAAAGATAAGTGGTTAAGGTGCTTAAATGCGTTTGTCTCTATGACACTGAAGTTGGCGGGACCTTCTAGCACTGGAGACTGACATGACAAATGAAGAAGAAATCTGTGGAAAGGACAACAGTTAGTCTGTGCAAAAGGGTTTAATTTATATCTTTCAAATTACTAAGTCAGTAGGACatatttgtaatgtttttaaatattccaGTGATACTTAATGATGAGCATAGGGACGTGCAGCAAGCAACTTTATCGTTCACCAATTTCAAATTCCAAGGCTCACCCTCACCTTTactacagagtcctctccccactctactacctccctcgcttcccccccttcctgacaccatgacacccccctcctccaatccctctctcagcagcaagacatctccccccctcccctcctcccaaacatctcccagtgtcacagtggatcaggtcaggaggcaactgaggaagcttcgccccagaaaggcagcaggcccagacaaggtgtgtcctaggatgctaaaggcgtgtgctgctgaacttggggagccgctacaacgagtcttcaacctcagtctgcgactggggagagtgcccgccctctggaagacatcctgcatcgtcccgatccccaaaaagaaccggcccaatgagctgaatgacttccgaccggtggcactgacgtcacatcttatgaagactctagagcggctcttcctcaacctcctccgaccacaggtacaacatgccccaggacccactacagtttgcatacaaggcgggtgtcggagtggaggatgccatcctgtacctcctacaccgagcccactcacacctggatgggggaaaaggcacggtcaggatcctgtttcttgacttttccagtgcctttaataccatccggccctgtatgcttcaagaaaaactgaacaggatggaggtggacccctgcctggtggcttggatctccgactacctcaccgacagaccacagtacgtcaggctgaaggacatcacgtctgacactgtggtcagcagcacaggagcaccacagggaactgtgctgtcccctcttctcttcaccctgtacacctctgacttctgctacaactctgaattatgccatattcagaagtttgcagatgacacggccatcatggggtgtatctgggatgatcaggaagaggagtacagaagtctggtgaggaactttgtcgcatggagtcacacaaaccacctgcaactcaacacctcaaagactaaggaactggttgtggacttcgggaggtccagagaaggtccactgccggttcagatagagggggaggaggtggaggtggtcaacaagtacaagtacctcgggctgtgggtggacaataaactggactggtcatgcaacacagagcacctgtataaaaaagcccaaagccgactgtacttcctcaggaggctgaggtcttttaacatctgcaggaagctcctgaggatgttttaccagtcggtggttgctggagtacttttctatgctgtggtgtgctgggggagcagcacagcaaagaaggactcatgcaggctggagaaactgatcaggagggctagctctgtggtcggcatgaagctggacactctggtgacagtggcagagaaaaggacactaaagaaactgatggacattatgaacaatgctgggcatcctctgcacacggccataaacaatcagaagagtctgttcagtgacaggttgcttctccccaagacaagaactaacagacttaaaaactcctttgtcccacacgccatcaaactgtttaactcctctctggaggggagagggaggggagacaggaggacaaaggaggggggaacaactaagctgtagtgcctcttcacctcactgtacaataccttgtgcaatacttttgtaaatagtcaacagtgcaatagactcaatacttgaaatgtgcaattcacttgtatttttattcctatttatccccttcgtatattttatttatatatgtctctgtatttatatatgcgtgtgtgtgtgtgtgtgtgtgtgtgtgtgtgtgtgtgtgtgtgtgtgtgtgtgtgtgtgtgtgtgtgtgtgtgtgtgtatatataaaacattctgtaactgtaacttctgtcggtgctgtgctttttggaaaccgaatttcccagaggaacccacccgagggattaataaagttctatcttatcttatcttagaatCGTGTCTACTTTTATCACAGCGTCACTTGAGAAGGGATGACACTGGCTgataaaatacattaatttttttctcaaatgtttatttattgcttttccaACAACATTTTAACCAATAGGAAGAGATAGTTCAAATAAAACAGAGgaggaaattaatttttttttaaattgagtgTATAATAGTAGTGTATGTACATCGTGTATGAACAGTGTTGGGGAAACACATAGATATAGTTATACATACTCTCACATGTAGATCATTCAGATattattacagaaaaaaaattatatacagataagtaaaataaaacaaaacaacccccccccccccccccaaaaaaaaaaaacaacaacaacaacaaaaaatatatttatggcATATATTTGCTTAGCTTATTCAAACAGTGTGATGTCATGTGTTGGTTTTCTTCATACCTTGGACTGTCTGACGTTTGTTCGGAAATGCACAGGTTAAGCAGGTCAATAAACTTCTGAGGAAATGATGCAAAATCGATCAGTAGACCCTGTTGGACTTTCAAGCTACACAACAATTCAAACACAAATGACATTAGTTAATATTGAAGATGCTTTGTCCCTTAACTCTAACACAACACACTACTtcatacaaatctttttacaCTTACCTTTGGAAATCCTCTTCTGATATTGCAAGGTTGAAGAGAAAATATGGATCTATATCATCTGTTATCCGTACTAGAAGATCCTAATGTAATATGTAAAGAACAGGAAATgttaaattatataatgtaagTGTAGTGTAGTATATAGTATAGttctctctttattttaaaacgATAAAACGTCCCACTCACTCTTTTGTGCACTGGACTTGTTGTCAGCTGAAGTTCAATTGTGACACGAATATTTGCTTTTCTGTAAAATGAAGCAATTAAACATGATGTTTGGTGACTCAATAAGTCCTATGTGAACTTGTATTTCAGTGTTCACCTCATTTCAAAAATCCACGAACAGAATAAAGACAGGAAtatgaaaatgtttcattttcccATAAATGTTTGCAAAATACACTAACACTTGCTTCTGATTCTGCAATGCTTTCCATGCAGCATTCACAAAGGCTCACTTACCCTTATGTGAAGTAACTTATGAAGGCTGCTAACAACATTAGCATGTCACCTGCCTTTACCTTTCAGTATgccaaaatattaaaacactgtGCTGTTAGCACTAAGTGTCCGCCCTTCATTTTCATCTATGCCAGTAATCTTTTCCTGTGTCTAATTTACCATCAGAACTTCGCTGGTACTGCTGCAGTGAACATTGCTGTCAGAGCACCATCTGGTTCAATATACAGATGTGTTCTCTCACAactgtttgtgtatgtgaagCATAATTGCACACTTGTACAGTAAAAGAATTTTGAATGGTTACCAAAAcccaaaatgcacaaaaaaaagttCTACTCTGTTTCCATTATTGTGTATATTTACATTACAAGTATTCtgacaaagacacatttttgtgattttgtctCTGTAACCCACCAgggtggattttaaa
The Astatotilapia calliptera chromosome 17, fAstCal1.2, whole genome shotgun sequence genome window above contains:
- the sass6 gene encoding spindle assembly abnormal protein 6 homolog isoform X4, with translation MEELFNKVLQVNVRCRDCEERKANIRVTIELQLTTSPVHKRDLLVRITDDIDPYFLFNLAISEEDFQSLKVQQGLLIDFASFPQKFIDLLNLCISEQTSDSPRFLLHLSCQSPVLEGPANFSVIETNAFKHLNHLSLRLSQASDKEVKDYLAVCLSSLKAEKHALEMKLKTTEDDLTRQLNYAQQTLSEKTKELDKLRSEWTTQTSSLSSLHSQELQLERDKALELQSRFQQQTEQLRQELETAHKKSSHQLNSRLTELEASCRELTEKKYKNESAIRDLKIKLVGADEECQHLKQQVLSLRRENSTLDAEVHEKDRLVSQMQMRVAVLEQEVKDKDQLMNRTKEVLEATQQQKESVEENAESKELQIRKLEATVKSLSEELIKANGIIKKLQGEVRTLVGKIKVKNTVTVSQEKILQETSEKLQSVEKDLQSAQQQLNTKEEQILKLNEQLEATVQKLNETKEVLKTNENVINWLNKQLNEKQLSRKARGLESLENPAVSTTTAGLGFYPQTAKPVVSPMAAAGINLTDEHLGKSSNRQIGDSAGLDSKYFEKRDDCISIYGLSSNPRQREFPQSTKPSIASAYFSA
- the sass6 gene encoding spindle assembly abnormal protein 6 homolog isoform X2, producing the protein MSDAGTARKVTEDNAERFRDEQLEAWQSISRQHVVVSVGLTLACLIMFEPLKTAVYVCKLLCVLSSFCRKANIRVTIELQLTTSPVHKRDLLVRITDDIDPYFLFNLAISEEDFQSLKVQQGLLIDFASFPQKFIDLLNLCISEQTSDSPRFLLHLSCQSPVLEGPANFSVIETNAFKHLNHLSLRLSQASDKEVKDYLAVCLSSLKAEKHALEMKLKTTEDDLTRQLNYAQQTLSEKTKELDKLRSEWTTQTSSLSSLHSQELQLERDKALELQSRFQQQTEQLRQELETAHKKSSHQLNSRLTELEASCRELTEKKYKNESAIRDLKIKLVGADEECQHLKQQVLSLRRENSTLDAEVHEKDRLVSQMQMRVAVLEQEVKDKDQLMNRTKEVLEATQQQKESVEENAESKELQIRKLEATVKSLSEELIKANGIIKKLQGEVRTLVGKIKVKNTVTVSQEKILQETSEKLQSVEKDLQSAQQQLNTKEEQILKLNEQLEATVQKLNETKEVLKTNENVINWLNKQLNEKQLSRKARGLESLENPAVSTTTAGLGFYPQTAKPVVSPMAAAGINLTDEHLGKSSNRQIGDSAGLDSKYFEKRDDCISIYGLSSNPRQREFPQSTKPSIASAYFSA
- the sass6 gene encoding spindle assembly abnormal protein 6 homolog isoform X3 is translated as MEELFNKVLQVNVRCRDCEERKANIRVTIELQLTTSPVHKRDLLVRITDDIDPYFLFNLAISEEDFQSLKVQQGLLIDFASFPQKFIDLLNLCISEQTSDSPRFLLHLSCQSPVLEGPANFSVIETNAFKHLNHLSLRLSQASDKEVKDYLAVCLSSLKAEKHALEMKLKTTEDDLTRQLNYAQQTLSEKTKELDKLRSEWTTQTSSLSSLHSQELQLERDKALELQSRFQQQTEQLRQELETAHKKSSHQLNSRLTELEASCRELTEKKYKNESAIRDLKIKLVGADEECQHLKQQVLSLRRENSTLDAEVHEKDRLVSQMQMRVAVLEQEVKDKDQLMNRTKEVLEATQQQKESVEENAESKELQIRKLEATVKSLSEELIKANGIIKKLQGEVRTLVGKIKVKNTVTVSQEKILQETSEKLQSVEKDLQSAQQQLNTKEEQILKLNEQLEATVQKLNETKEVLKTNENVINWLNKQLNEKQLSRKARGLESLENPAVSTTTAGLGFYPQTAKPVVSPMAAAGINLTDEHLGKSSNRQIGDSAGLDSKYFEKRDDCISIYGLSSNPRQRGKSAHLLKISIYHILISVRQVFHFMA
- the sass6 gene encoding spindle assembly abnormal protein 6 homolog isoform X1, coding for MSDAGTARKVTEDNAERFRDEQLEAWQSISRQHVVVSVGLTLACLIMFEPLKTAVYVCKLLCVLSSFCRKANIRVTIELQLTTSPVHKRDLLVRITDDIDPYFLFNLAISEEDFQSLKVQQGLLIDFASFPQKFIDLLNLCISEQTSDSPRFLLHLSCQSPVLEGPANFSVIETNAFKHLNHLSLRLSQASDKEVKDYLAVCLSSLKAEKHALEMKLKTTEDDLTRQLNYAQQTLSEKTKELDKLRSEWTTQTSSLSSLHSQELQLERDKALELQSRFQQQTEQLRQELETAHKKSSHQLNSRLTELEASCRELTEKKYKNESAIRDLKIKLVGADEECQHLKQQVLSLRRENSTLDAEVHEKDRLVSQMQMRVAVLEQEVKDKDQLMNRTKEVLEATQQQKESVEENAESKELQIRKLEATVKSLSEELIKANGIIKKLQGEVRTLVGKIKVKNTVTVSQEKILQETSEKLQSVEKDLQSAQQQLNTKEEQILKLNEQLEATVQKLNETKEVLKTNENVINWLNKQLNEKQLSRKARGLESLENPAVSTTTAGLGFYPQTAKPVVSPMAAAGINLTDEHLGKSSNRQIGDSAGLDSKYFEKRDDCISIYGLSSNPRQRGKSAHLLKISIYHILISVRQVFHFMA